The proteins below come from a single Tsuneonella deserti genomic window:
- a CDS encoding Flp family type IVb pilin, which produces MQFIKNLVRDEAGATAIEYGLIAALIAVAAITAMTSLGTSLSGTFTKVGTEVAKGN; this is translated from the coding sequence ATGCAGTTCATCAAGAATCTCGTCCGCGACGAAGCGGGCGCCACCGCCATCGAATACGGCCTGATCGCCGCCCTCATCGCGGTTGCCGCGATCACCGCCATGACCAGCCTGGGCACCAGCCTGAGCGGCACGTTCACCAAGGTCGGCACCGAAGTCGCCAAGGGCAACTAA
- a CDS encoding shikimate kinase translates to MRPDTAALTPAEIGGIARRIDRPVVLVGLMGAGKTTVGRKLAALLNLDFVDADHAIEEAATMSIADIFERYGEPHFRDGERRVIARLIEENHGVIATGGGAFVDPQTRALILDKAIAVWIDCDIPTLVQRTSRRNTRPLLKSGDPAEILERLRREREPFYAQAPIRVTSGQDPLAETALQIIEAIDRWL, encoded by the coding sequence ATGCGCCCCGACACCGCTGCCCTCACCCCCGCCGAGATCGGCGGCATAGCGCGCCGGATCGATCGGCCTGTCGTGCTGGTCGGCCTGATGGGCGCTGGGAAGACGACCGTGGGCCGCAAGCTTGCCGCACTGCTCAACCTCGATTTCGTCGATGCGGACCACGCGATCGAAGAAGCCGCCACCATGAGCATCGCCGATATCTTCGAACGGTACGGCGAGCCCCACTTTCGAGACGGTGAGCGCCGCGTGATCGCTCGCTTGATCGAGGAAAACCATGGCGTGATCGCCACCGGGGGCGGCGCATTCGTGGACCCGCAGACGCGCGCGCTGATCCTCGACAAGGCAATCGCCGTGTGGATCGATTGCGACATCCCCACGCTGGTTCAGCGCACATCGCGGCGCAACACCCGCCCGTTGCTCAAGAGCGGCGATCCGGCGGAAATCCTGGAACGGCTCCGGCGCGAGCGAGAGCCATTCTATGCACAGGCGCCCATCAGGGTGACAAGCGGCCAGGATCCGCTCGCCGAAACCGCCCTCCAGATAATCGAGGCGATCGATCGATGGCTGTAG
- a CDS encoding (deoxy)nucleoside triphosphate pyrophosphohydrolase: MAVVAAAITDGEGRWLLQKRPHGKRHAGLWEFPGGKVEPAETHAQALVRELNEELTIVVPGMGFAPVGRAEGAPGEGEPAIVITLYKVTAWAGTPRAEPDAELRWSTPDEIVLLPLPPLDRHLAMQLFGDARQDA, encoded by the coding sequence ATGGCTGTCGTGGCGGCGGCGATCACCGATGGCGAAGGCCGGTGGCTCCTGCAGAAGCGGCCCCATGGAAAGCGTCACGCGGGCCTGTGGGAGTTTCCGGGAGGCAAGGTCGAGCCCGCGGAAACCCACGCTCAGGCGTTGGTCCGCGAGCTTAACGAGGAGTTGACCATCGTTGTGCCAGGCATGGGTTTCGCACCGGTCGGCCGGGCAGAAGGCGCTCCAGGGGAAGGTGAGCCAGCGATTGTCATAACCCTTTACAAAGTGACCGCCTGGGCCGGTACGCCCCGGGCAGAGCCGGACGCGGAGTTGCGCTGGTCAACACCTGACGAGATCGTGCTTCTCCCTTTGCCGCCTCTGGACCGCCACCTTGCCATGCAGCTTTTTGGCGATGCCCGGCAGGATGCCTGA
- a CDS encoding tyrosine recombinase, with amino-acid sequence MAAIDDFLAMLAAERGAAVNTLAAYRRDLEQAEQQIGDLANADGARLSGLQKAWSGLAPTSVARKASALRQFYGFLVDEGKRADDPSSALPRPAPRRSLPRILSHFEVETLFQQAESEAAAERPSALRMLALLELLYGSGLRATELVSLPISAVPRDAPLLTVTGKGGQSRMVPVSGAARSALSRWLAVRTAEGPADRYLFPSRGGKHLTRVRLFQLLKELAMRAGIAPEKVSPHVLRHAFATHLLEGGADLRVLQTLLGHADIATTQIYTHVDSARLVALVNERHPLARARRGD; translated from the coding sequence GTGGCCGCGATCGACGACTTCCTCGCCATGCTCGCCGCGGAGCGGGGAGCGGCGGTGAACACGCTGGCGGCCTACCGGCGCGACCTGGAGCAGGCAGAGCAGCAAATCGGGGACCTCGCAAACGCGGACGGCGCGCGCCTTTCCGGATTGCAGAAGGCCTGGTCGGGCCTCGCCCCCACGAGCGTTGCACGCAAAGCTTCGGCGCTGCGGCAGTTCTATGGCTTTCTGGTCGACGAGGGAAAGCGCGCCGACGATCCGAGCAGTGCCCTTCCGCGCCCTGCGCCCCGGCGGTCCTTGCCCCGGATCCTTTCGCACTTCGAGGTCGAGACGCTGTTCCAGCAGGCCGAGAGCGAGGCTGCGGCTGAGCGTCCTTCCGCATTAAGGATGCTCGCGCTGCTGGAACTCCTTTACGGCTCCGGCCTGCGGGCCACCGAGCTTGTTTCCCTGCCAATTTCCGCCGTGCCGCGGGACGCGCCCTTGCTGACCGTCACCGGCAAGGGTGGACAATCGCGGATGGTGCCGGTGAGCGGCGCGGCGCGATCTGCCCTGTCGCGCTGGCTGGCGGTGCGCACCGCTGAAGGTCCGGCGGACCGCTACCTGTTTCCATCGCGCGGGGGCAAGCATCTCACGCGGGTGCGGCTGTTCCAGCTTCTCAAGGAACTGGCGATGCGCGCCGGGATCGCGCCCGAGAAGGTGAGCCCTCACGTGCTTCGCCACGCCTTTGCGACGCACCTGCTGGAAGGGGGAGCGGACTTGCGCGTGCTGCAGACGCTGCTCGGGCATGCCGATATCGCGACCACGCAAATCTACACCCACGTGGATTCGGCCCGGCTGGTAGCCCTTGTGAACGAGCGGCATCCGCTTGCGCGCGCGCGCCGGGGCGACTAG
- a CDS encoding acetyl-CoA carboxylase carboxyltransferase subunit alpha, which yields MQSYLEFEKPVAQLDKQIAELRSASTGEDVDISSEIARLESKSADLLASTYRALTPWQKTQVARHPGRPHFRDYVAHAFDEFVPLGGDRLYGDDQAILGGLASLAGRRVVLIGHEKGHDTETRIRHNFGMGKPEGYRKAIRLMELAGRFGLPVVTLVDTSGAFPGIEAEERGQAEAIARSTEACLALPVPMVAVIVGEGGSGGAVALASAERVLMMEHAVYSVISPEGCASILWRTAEKAPDAAEAMKVTAQHLERLGVIDRIVPEPVGGAHRDPAAAARALGQAIGEELDALAALDPAMLRRKREDRFLAIGAD from the coding sequence ATGCAGTCCTACCTCGAATTCGAGAAGCCGGTCGCCCAGCTCGACAAGCAGATCGCCGAATTGCGCTCCGCCTCGACGGGCGAGGATGTCGACATCTCGAGCGAGATTGCGCGCCTCGAATCCAAGAGCGCCGATCTCCTTGCCAGCACCTACCGTGCTTTGACGCCGTGGCAGAAAACGCAGGTCGCGCGCCACCCGGGCCGCCCGCACTTCCGCGATTATGTCGCTCACGCCTTCGATGAATTCGTTCCGCTCGGGGGCGACCGCCTCTATGGCGATGACCAGGCGATCCTCGGCGGGCTCGCAAGCCTCGCCGGGCGCAGGGTGGTGCTCATCGGTCACGAGAAGGGTCACGATACCGAGACCCGCATCCGCCACAACTTCGGGATGGGCAAGCCGGAAGGCTACCGCAAGGCGATCCGTCTGATGGAGCTTGCCGGGCGCTTCGGGCTGCCGGTGGTGACGCTGGTGGACACCTCGGGCGCCTTTCCTGGCATCGAGGCGGAAGAGCGCGGCCAGGCGGAAGCGATCGCCCGTTCTACCGAGGCTTGCCTTGCGCTCCCGGTGCCGATGGTCGCGGTGATCGTGGGTGAGGGCGGGTCGGGCGGGGCGGTCGCCCTGGCGAGCGCCGAGCGCGTATTGATGATGGAGCACGCGGTCTATTCGGTGATCAGCCCTGAGGGCTGCGCATCGATTCTGTGGCGAACCGCCGAGAAAGCGCCCGATGCGGCCGAGGCGATGAAGGTCACCGCGCAACATCTCGAGCGGCTGGGTGTGATCGACCGCATCGTCCCGGAGCCCGTTGGCGGTGCCCACCGCGACCCGGCTGCGGCCGCGCGTGCACTCGGCCAGGCGATCGGCGAGGAACTCGACGCGCTCGCCGCGCTCGACCCGGCGATGCTTCGCCGCAAGCGAGAAGACCGGTTCCTCGCCATCGGCGCCGACTGA
- a CDS encoding Flp family type IVb pilin, with translation MKRIASDISGATAVEYGLILALIFMAMIAAVQNFGIETISMWTNVSTKVEGANTK, from the coding sequence ATGAAACGGATTGCCAGCGACATTTCGGGGGCCACCGCCGTCGAATACGGTCTGATACTGGCCCTGATCTTTATGGCCATGATCGCGGCGGTCCAGAACTTCGGAATCGAGACGATTTCGATGTGGACCAACGTCTCGACCAAGGTTGAAGGGGCCAACACCAAGTGA
- a CDS encoding cyclase family protein yields MARFIDLSIPITNDVVSDPEVMRPRITYMTHEDTWQQIAMFFPGLTKDDLPDGEGWAVEQLTLSTHNGTHMDAPWHFHSTTDSGASPAPSIDEAPLNRFFRPGVKLDFSHLPHGHVVSAKDVNEALDRAGNTLNPLDIVLVQSGAVYGTPDFTDQGVGMGAEATLFLTEQGIEVVGTDAWSWDAPFSHTANRWAESRDPSIIWEGHKAGRIRPYYQIEKLTNLAALPSRGFTVSCFPVKIERASAGWIRAVALIED; encoded by the coding sequence ATGGCCCGCTTCATCGACCTCTCCATCCCGATCACCAATGACGTCGTCTCGGACCCAGAAGTCATGCGTCCGCGCATCACCTACATGACGCACGAGGACACGTGGCAGCAGATTGCCATGTTCTTTCCGGGACTTACCAAAGACGACCTGCCCGATGGCGAAGGCTGGGCGGTCGAGCAGCTGACGCTCAGCACGCACAACGGCACGCACATGGACGCGCCGTGGCATTTCCATTCCACCACTGATTCCGGCGCGAGTCCCGCGCCGAGCATCGACGAAGCGCCGCTCAACCGCTTCTTCCGTCCCGGCGTGAAGCTCGATTTCAGCCACCTGCCGCACGGGCACGTGGTGAGCGCGAAGGACGTCAATGAAGCGCTCGATCGGGCCGGAAACACCCTCAATCCGCTCGATATCGTGCTTGTTCAGTCGGGCGCGGTGTACGGAACACCCGATTTCACCGACCAGGGCGTCGGCATGGGCGCCGAAGCCACGCTGTTTCTGACAGAGCAAGGGATCGAAGTCGTCGGCACCGATGCCTGGAGCTGGGACGCGCCGTTCAGCCATACCGCCAATCGCTGGGCCGAGAGCCGCGATCCCTCCATCATCTGGGAAGGCCACAAGGCGGGGCGTATCCGGCCGTACTACCAGATCGAGAAGCTGACGAACCTCGCCGCCCTGCCCTCACGCGGGTTTACCGTGAGCTGCTTCCCGGTGAAGATCGAGCGCGCCAGCGCCGGGTGGATCCGGGCGGTAGCCCTGATCGAAGACTAG
- a CDS encoding phospholipase D-like domain-containing protein, translated as MADEGGCTDDSERDASIEPGVWRFAKVERASVIIDAEDYFAIMQKAMLNARQRIMLVGWDFDTRIHLAVGRRWFSRPFRRKYPRRLGSFLMWLARHQNGLEIRVLKWGLGVFQFLARGYMIADVLRMAQYKGITFKFDNRHPVGCSHHQKIAVIDDKLAVCGGIDMTQDRWDTRSHEENDRRRRRPHGRKYGPWHDATMMMEGDAARQLGILSRERWHRAGGEPITEIDAPEKSLWPEDLPVQFENVEIGIARTRARYEECSEIREIEQLLLDQIAGAKKFIYSENQYLTSPKIAEAIGKRLKEPDPPEIVLVQPLVADGWLEQQAMDYARALLVRGLNELDHRNRFGLFNPFTGETPIYVHAKLTIFDDQVLRIGSANFNNRSMGLDSECDVFIDCARPGNAHACDAIEALRHSLLAEHCGIEQEEVARQLRSGATMLDLIYEHGQRNSRSLRPFDPPKVDEVRKTVAGSQVLDPEKPEEMFEPFAKGGLLKQGSLMRRAYDRAKRGIHR; from the coding sequence ATGGCCGACGAAGGCGGGTGCACCGACGATTCGGAGCGCGACGCTTCGATCGAACCAGGCGTCTGGCGATTCGCAAAAGTCGAGCGCGCCAGCGTAATCATCGATGCCGAAGACTATTTCGCGATCATGCAGAAGGCGATGCTGAACGCCCGGCAGCGCATCATGCTGGTCGGATGGGACTTCGATACCCGCATCCACCTCGCGGTCGGCCGCCGATGGTTCAGCCGCCCGTTCCGTCGCAAGTACCCGCGCCGCCTCGGCAGTTTCCTGATGTGGCTTGCGCGGCATCAAAACGGCCTCGAGATCCGCGTGCTCAAATGGGGGCTGGGGGTCTTCCAGTTCCTCGCGCGCGGCTACATGATTGCCGATGTCCTGCGCATGGCGCAGTACAAGGGAATTACCTTCAAGTTCGACAACCGCCATCCGGTTGGCTGCTCGCACCACCAGAAGATCGCGGTCATCGACGACAAGCTGGCCGTGTGCGGCGGGATCGACATGACCCAGGACCGCTGGGACACGCGATCGCACGAAGAGAACGACCGCCGCCGCCGCCGACCGCATGGCCGCAAGTACGGCCCCTGGCACGATGCAACGATGATGATGGAAGGGGACGCCGCGCGCCAGCTCGGGATCCTCAGCCGCGAACGCTGGCACCGCGCCGGCGGGGAGCCGATCACCGAGATCGACGCCCCGGAGAAGAGCCTTTGGCCGGAGGACCTGCCGGTCCAGTTCGAGAACGTGGAGATCGGCATCGCGCGCACACGCGCGCGATATGAGGAATGCTCCGAAATCCGCGAGATCGAGCAACTCCTCCTCGACCAGATCGCGGGGGCGAAGAAGTTCATCTACAGCGAGAACCAGTACCTCACCTCCCCGAAGATCGCAGAAGCGATCGGCAAGCGGCTGAAAGAGCCGGACCCGCCTGAAATCGTCTTAGTCCAACCGCTGGTGGCGGATGGCTGGCTCGAGCAGCAGGCGATGGATTACGCGCGGGCGCTGCTGGTGCGCGGGCTCAACGAGCTCGACCACAGGAACCGTTTCGGGCTGTTCAACCCGTTCACGGGCGAAACCCCGATATACGTCCATGCCAAGCTGACGATCTTCGACGACCAGGTGCTGCGCATCGGGTCGGCCAATTTCAACAACCGCTCGATGGGCCTCGACAGCGAGTGCGACGTGTTCATCGATTGCGCCCGTCCCGGCAACGCGCACGCCTGCGACGCGATCGAGGCGCTGCGTCATTCCCTGCTCGCCGAACATTGCGGCATCGAGCAGGAGGAAGTGGCACGGCAACTGCGGAGCGGGGCCACGATGCTCGATCTCATCTACGAGCATGGACAGCGCAATTCGCGCAGTCTGCGGCCTTTCGACCCGCCGAAAGTGGACGAAGTGCGCAAGACCGTTGCCGGATCTCAGGTGCTCGATCCCGAGAAGCCGGAGGAGATGTTCGAACCGTTTGCCAAGGGCGGCCTGTTGAAGCAGGGCAGCCTCATGAGGCGCGCCTATGACCGCGCGAAAAGGGGAATACACCGATGA
- a CDS encoding peroxiredoxin produces the protein MTIKVGDKLPDVKLTKATENGPEAVQSSDYFAGKKVALFSVPGAFTPTCSARHLPGYVEKAAELKAKGVDEIAATAVNDAFVMGAWNKAAGSEDITMLADGNGEFAEALGLTMDGSGFGLGKRGQRFSMIVDDGVVKELNVEQPGDFSVSSAEHMLGQL, from the coding sequence ATGACGATCAAGGTAGGCGACAAGCTGCCCGACGTGAAGCTGACCAAGGCGACCGAGAACGGACCCGAGGCGGTGCAGAGCTCGGACTACTTCGCCGGCAAGAAGGTTGCGCTGTTCTCGGTTCCCGGCGCCTTCACGCCGACCTGCTCGGCGCGCCACCTACCGGGCTACGTCGAAAAGGCCGCCGAGCTGAAGGCGAAGGGCGTCGATGAAATCGCTGCTACTGCGGTCAACGATGCATTCGTCATGGGTGCATGGAACAAGGCCGCCGGAAGCGAGGATATCACCATGCTGGCGGACGGCAACGGCGAGTTCGCAGAAGCCCTGGGCTTGACGATGGATGGTTCCGGTTTCGGTCTCGGCAAGCGCGGCCAGCGCTTCTCGATGATCGTCGATGATGGCGTCGTGAAGGAATTGAACGTCGAGCAGCCGGGCGATTTCTCGGTCTCGAGCGCTGAGCACATGCTCGGGCAGCTGTGA
- the folE gene encoding GTP cyclohydrolase I FolE has translation MSSLVGPDEDDPTGKPPVPEHVQEAIRTVIRWAGDDPTREGLLDTPSRVARAWKEYCLGYGEDPSVHLSRVFDEVGGYNEIVLLKDIPFQSHCEHHMAPIIGRAAIAYLPNDRVVGISKLARVLHGFARRLQVQERLTAQVADCIWEHLHPQGVAVVIEASHSCMTARGVRTPGVSMITSRMMGTFLEDSRSREEVLKLMGY, from the coding sequence ATGAGCAGCCTGGTCGGCCCGGATGAAGACGATCCCACCGGCAAGCCGCCTGTACCGGAGCACGTGCAGGAAGCGATCCGCACGGTGATCCGCTGGGCGGGCGACGATCCGACGCGCGAAGGCCTGCTCGACACGCCGAGCCGCGTGGCGCGCGCGTGGAAGGAATATTGCCTGGGATACGGGGAAGACCCCTCGGTCCACCTGAGCCGGGTGTTCGACGAAGTCGGCGGATACAATGAAATCGTCCTGCTCAAGGACATCCCGTTCCAGAGCCATTGCGAACACCACATGGCGCCTATCATCGGACGCGCGGCGATCGCATACCTGCCGAACGACCGGGTGGTCGGCATCAGCAAGCTCGCCCGCGTTCTGCATGGCTTCGCCCGCCGCCTGCAGGTGCAGGAGCGGCTCACCGCGCAAGTGGCCGACTGCATTTGGGAGCACCTCCATCCGCAAGGTGTGGCGGTGGTAATCGAGGCGTCGCACAGCTGCATGACCGCCCGCGGCGTTCGCACGCCCGGTGTCAGCATGATCACCAGCCGGATGATGGGCACTTTCCTCGAAGATTCGCGCAGCCGGGAGGAAGTGCTGAAGCTGATGGGCTATTGA
- a CDS encoding DUF488 domain-containing protein, with product MPTIYTIGYEQVTQAAVIDALREAGVELLADIRFLPLSRRPGFSKSSLKAAAEEAGIAYRHFKQLGTPAEGREAARRGDHAGLARVYAGQLELPEAMAQMGELREIAQGKRVALLCYERDAAECHRSLLFDALFEGFERVDLEPEMLVK from the coding sequence ATGCCGACGATCTACACGATCGGATATGAGCAGGTGACGCAAGCGGCGGTGATCGATGCACTGCGCGAGGCCGGCGTTGAGCTGCTCGCCGACATTCGCTTCCTTCCGCTCTCGCGCCGACCAGGGTTCTCGAAGTCTAGCCTCAAGGCCGCGGCCGAGGAAGCGGGCATCGCCTACCGCCATTTCAAGCAGCTCGGCACGCCCGCCGAAGGGCGCGAGGCAGCCCGGCGCGGCGATCACGCAGGGCTGGCGCGGGTCTATGCCGGCCAGCTCGAACTGCCCGAGGCGATGGCCCAGATGGGCGAGCTGCGCGAGATCGCGCAAGGCAAGCGGGTGGCGCTATTGTGTTACGAACGCGACGCTGCCGAATGCCACCGCTCCTTGCTGTTCGACGCGCTGTTCGAAGGTTTCGAGCGCGTCGATCTCGAGCCGGAGATGCTCGTCAAATAA
- the aroB gene encoding 3-dehydroquinate synthase, producing the protein MAVVPVSLAGRSYRVEIGWSLLDSAGEALAPFTRKARVPVVCDRNAWTHHGERLRAGLEAVGREASLYIVEPGEGSKSWEGLSALTDWLLSERVERSDHVVALGGGVVGDLVGFASAILKRGCGFVQLPTTLLAQVDSSVGGKTAINTPAGKNLVGAFHQPSLVLADLGTLRTLPARELRAGFAEVLKYGVLGSAAFFEWLLDNGTAVLSLDEVPLEHAVATSVGMKAAIVAEDERETTGARALLNLGHTFGHALEAETGFGDRLLHGEAVALGMVLAARYSARKGLVSFAEADRIARAVTAAGLPSEIAELGLECDGSVLASHMQHDKKMEGGTLPFVLLRGIGAAFLARDVELRDVAAFLDGELRRG; encoded by the coding sequence ATGGCTGTAGTTCCCGTCTCGCTTGCCGGCCGCAGCTACCGCGTCGAGATCGGCTGGTCGCTGCTCGATTCCGCCGGCGAGGCGCTAGCCCCGTTTACCCGCAAGGCGCGGGTCCCGGTCGTTTGCGACCGCAATGCCTGGACCCATCACGGCGAGCGCCTCCGGGCCGGGCTCGAAGCCGTCGGCAGGGAAGCATCGCTCTACATCGTGGAGCCCGGAGAAGGCTCGAAAAGCTGGGAGGGTCTTTCCGCCCTGACCGACTGGCTGCTGTCGGAGCGCGTCGAGCGTAGCGATCATGTCGTCGCACTGGGCGGCGGGGTGGTCGGGGATCTCGTTGGCTTTGCCTCCGCTATCCTCAAGCGCGGATGCGGCTTCGTCCAGTTGCCCACCACCCTGCTGGCACAGGTGGACAGCTCCGTCGGCGGCAAGACGGCGATCAACACCCCGGCAGGCAAAAACCTCGTCGGCGCGTTTCACCAGCCTTCCCTGGTGCTGGCGGATCTCGGCACGCTGCGGACACTCCCGGCGCGCGAACTGAGAGCCGGTTTTGCCGAGGTCCTCAAGTACGGCGTGCTGGGCAGCGCCGCGTTTTTCGAATGGCTCCTCGACAACGGCACGGCCGTCCTTTCGCTCGATGAGGTGCCCCTGGAACACGCGGTGGCAACCAGCGTGGGCATGAAGGCCGCCATCGTCGCCGAGGACGAGCGGGAGACAACGGGCGCGCGAGCTTTGCTCAACCTTGGCCACACATTCGGTCACGCGCTGGAAGCGGAAACCGGCTTCGGTGACCGGCTGCTGCACGGCGAGGCAGTGGCGCTCGGCATGGTCCTGGCCGCGCGCTACTCTGCGCGGAAAGGCCTGGTGTCCTTCGCCGAAGCTGATCGGATCGCCCGCGCCGTCACGGCTGCGGGGCTGCCTTCCGAAATCGCCGAACTCGGCCTCGAATGCGACGGCAGCGTGCTGGCGAGCCACATGCAGCACGACAAGAAGATGGAAGGCGGGACTCTGCCTTTCGTCCTCCTGAGGGGAATCGGCGCGGCATTCCTGGCAAGAGACGTCGAACTGCGCGACGTGGCTGCCTTCCTCGACGGTGAATTGCGGCGGGGGTAG
- a CDS encoding M48 family metalloprotease, with translation MTFNRRSLRTLLLVTSTAGLFLSGCATTADAAGTGAQAATISQAEARQGAEAHPQLLQEFGGAMTGPQAQYVEQVGKNIAVQSSLSNARDAFTVSLLNSSVNNAFAIPGGYIYTTRQLVGLMNNEAELAGVLGHEVGHVAARHAQRRQSAATKNSLLGALGSILAGAVLGNSQIGQAISSGIQQGSQLLTLKFSRSQEVEADGLGIQYLRSAGYDPHAMATVLQSLAMQNALDASLQGRSNATVPEWASTHPDPASRVQGALRLAGNATGVTNRDTFLSRIDGLVYGDDPAQGVIEGSQFIHPGYRLAFTAPGGFYMVNGTQAVSIQGQSGQGQLTTASYNGNLENYVRQAFASLSQNQQIAPQELQRTTVNGIPAMYGTARVNTGNGQVDVVVFAYEFSNSQAFHFVTISQAGRSSVFSPMFNSMRRISANEAAQVIPRVIDVVTVGPRDTIQSLAARMAYTDAQEQRFRVLNGLSSGQTLQVGQKVKLVVRGR, from the coding sequence ATGACATTCAACCGCAGAAGCCTGCGCACACTGCTGCTCGTCACCAGCACGGCGGGGCTTTTCCTGAGCGGCTGCGCGACGACCGCGGATGCCGCCGGCACCGGCGCGCAGGCCGCCACCATCAGCCAGGCAGAAGCGCGTCAGGGTGCCGAGGCCCATCCCCAGCTTCTCCAGGAGTTTGGCGGGGCGATGACCGGTCCGCAGGCCCAGTACGTCGAACAGGTGGGCAAGAACATCGCGGTCCAATCCAGCCTGTCCAACGCGCGCGATGCGTTCACCGTTTCGCTGCTCAATAGCTCGGTCAACAACGCCTTCGCCATTCCCGGTGGCTATATCTACACCACGCGTCAGCTCGTCGGCCTGATGAACAACGAAGCCGAACTCGCCGGGGTGCTGGGTCACGAAGTGGGGCACGTCGCCGCCCGGCACGCCCAACGCCGCCAGAGCGCCGCGACCAAGAATTCCCTTCTCGGCGCTCTGGGTTCGATCCTGGCCGGCGCGGTCCTTGGCAACAGCCAGATCGGCCAGGCGATTAGCAGCGGCATCCAGCAAGGATCACAGTTGCTGACGCTGAAGTTCTCGCGCAGCCAGGAGGTCGAGGCCGATGGCTTGGGCATCCAGTACCTTAGGAGCGCGGGATACGATCCGCATGCGATGGCGACCGTCCTCCAGAGTCTTGCAATGCAGAACGCGCTGGACGCCTCGCTCCAGGGGCGGAGCAACGCGACGGTGCCCGAATGGGCATCGACTCACCCGGATCCGGCGAGCCGCGTGCAGGGCGCGCTCCGCCTGGCGGGGAACGCGACCGGCGTTACGAATCGCGACACGTTCCTCAGCCGGATCGACGGCCTGGTTTACGGCGACGATCCTGCGCAAGGGGTGATCGAGGGTAGCCAGTTCATCCACCCCGGCTACCGCCTGGCCTTTACCGCGCCAGGGGGGTTCTACATGGTCAACGGGACCCAGGCAGTCAGCATCCAGGGGCAGAGCGGCCAGGGGCAGCTCACCACCGCGTCCTATAATGGCAATCTGGAAAACTATGTGCGGCAGGCTTTCGCCTCGCTCAGCCAGAACCAGCAGATTGCGCCGCAGGAGCTGCAGCGAACCACCGTGAATGGCATCCCGGCGATGTACGGGACCGCGCGCGTCAACACCGGCAATGGCCAGGTCGACGTGGTGGTGTTCGCTTACGAGTTCTCGAACAGCCAGGCGTTCCACTTCGTGACAATCAGCCAGGCGGGACGTTCGTCGGTATTTTCGCCGATGTTCAATTCGATGCGTCGGATCAGCGCCAACGAGGCGGCGCAGGTAATCCCCCGCGTGATCGACGTGGTGACAGTGGGACCGCGCGATACGATCCAGTCGCTGGCGGCGCGAATGGCCTATACCGATGCGCAGGAGCAGCGCTTCCGCGTGCTCAACGGGCTTTCGTCCGGACAGACCCTGCAGGTTGGCCAGAAAGTGAAGCTGGTGGTTCGCGGACGCTAG
- a CDS encoding DUF421 domain-containing protein: MRKLCMLFDGWSGLGRAALLAVLGYAWLVVVLRLYGKRTLAKLNAFDFVVTVALGSILATTILSKSTTWSQGALAVVVLCSLQWLVAKASLNWPWLFRMTRSTPRLLLLNGSFLEKAMEQERIGKSDIRASVRKHGAEALDKVHAVVLETDGTLSVIAKPGDGSTLCDVIGYDEARGGRSNAS, translated from the coding sequence GTGCGTAAGCTTTGCATGCTGTTCGATGGATGGTCCGGTCTTGGGCGGGCGGCGCTGCTCGCCGTGCTCGGCTACGCGTGGCTCGTCGTGGTGCTGCGGCTCTACGGCAAGCGCACGCTGGCCAAGCTCAACGCGTTCGATTTCGTGGTCACCGTTGCGCTCGGTTCGATTTTGGCTACCACGATCCTCTCCAAGTCGACCACCTGGAGCCAGGGCGCGCTGGCGGTGGTCGTGCTGTGCAGCCTCCAGTGGCTGGTCGCAAAGGCTTCGCTCAATTGGCCGTGGCTTTTCCGGATGACCCGCTCCACTCCGCGCCTGCTGCTGCTCAACGGCTCCTTCCTTGAGAAAGCGATGGAGCAGGAGCGGATCGGGAAATCGGACATCCGCGCTTCGGTGCGCAAGCATGGCGCGGAGGCGCTCGACAAGGTCCACGCAGTGGTGCTCGAAACCGACGGCACTCTCAGCGTCATCGCGAAGCCGGGCGACGGCTCGACCTTGTGCGATGTGATCGGATACGACGAAGCACGCGGCGGCCGCTCGAACGCTAGCTAG